The DNA segment CTGTTAGCCCACGTGGCGGAATTGGTAGACGCGCATGGTTCAGGTCCATGTGCCGCAAGGTGTGGGGGTTCGAGTCCCTCCGTGGGCACCAAAATACAAAGGGATCGCTTCGGCGATCCCTTTTTATTTTGACGCCCACGAGCAAAGCGCCTGCGCGCTTTGCGTGAGGGACTCGAAAGATCCGGCTTGCAAGCCGGATCGGGGCCGCGGAACGTGGCCGAGCTCCCGACGTGGGCTTCTGAAAACAAAAAAGCTTCGCCGCGGCGAAGCTTTTTTCATTATGGCTTTCGGATTGTCACTCAGGCCCGACCTCCGCCGAGCCCCGCGACAGCAACCCGTGAATCCCCAGCCGGTCATACTCCTCAAACGGCTGCATGATCCAGGGATTCGTTTCCAGATATTGCACAAAATAATCCGGGCGCATGCAGGAACAGGCCTTGTACCAGATCACCGCCGAACGCGCCTCGACCACCTCTGGAAACGCTTCCTGTAAATGCCGCTGCACCTTGTCCAGCGTGACACCGGAATCAACCAGGTCATCGACCAGCAAGACCCGCCCTTTCAGCGAACCGCTGGACATGGTGACGTGCTTCGCAATGGCCAGCTCCCCCTGCTTGCTGCCGGCATCTTCACGGTAGGAACTCGTGGCCAGGATTGCCAGCGGCACGTTGAAGAGCCGCGACAAGACATCGCCCGGACGCAAGCCGCCGCGGGCCAGGCACAGGATATGATCGAATTGCCAGCCTGACCGATGCACCAGCACCGCAAGTTCTTCGATATTGCGGTGGTACTCGCTCCAGGAAACCCTGAGCTCGTGATGTGCCGCACCGGTCATGCCTGTCCCGCTCCTGAACGAATTACTTG comes from the Janthinobacterium sp. 17J80-10 genome and includes:
- a CDS encoding phosphoribosyltransferase, whose protein sequence is MTGAAHHELRVSWSEYHRNIEELAVLVHRSGWQFDHILCLARGGLRPGDVLSRLFNVPLAILATSSYREDAGSKQGELAIAKHVTMSSGSLKGRVLLVDDLVDSGVTLDKVQRHLQEAFPEVVEARSAVIWYKACSCMRPDYFVQYLETNPWIMQPFEEYDRLGIHGLLSRGSAEVGPE